One window of the Camelina sativa cultivar DH55 chromosome 1, Cs, whole genome shotgun sequence genome contains the following:
- the LOC104791187 gene encoding calcium-dependent protein kinase 6, whose translation MGNSCRGSFKDKIYEGNHNTRPEENSKSTTTVSSDHSPTAPTTEQQDFSKEAHKQDNNNNNNPALVIPVKEPIMRRNVDNQAYYVLGHKTPNIRDLYTLSRKLGQGQFGTTYLCTEVSTGVDYACKSISKRKLISKEDVEDVRREIQIMHHLAGHKNIVTIKGAYEDPLYVHIVMELCAGGELFDRIIQRGHYSERKAAELTKIIVGVVEACHSLGVMHRDLKPENFLLVNKDDDFSLKAIDFGLSVFFKPGQTFKDVVGSPYYVAPEVLLKHYGPEADVWTAGVILYILLSGVPPFWAETQQGIFDAVLKGYIDFDSDPWPVISDSAKDLIRKMLCSSPSDRLTAHEVLRHPWICENGVAPDRALDPAVLSRLKQFSAMNKLKKMALKVIAESLSEEEIAGLRAMFEAMDTDNSGAITFDELKAGLRRYGSTLKDTEIRDLMEAADVDNSGTIDYSEFIAATIHLNKLEREEHLVSAFQYFDKDGSGYITIDELEQSCIEHGMTDVFLEDVIKEVDQDNDGRIDYEEFVAMMQKGNAGVGRRTMKNSLNISMRDV comes from the exons ATGGGCAATTCATGCCGTGGTTCTTTCAAGGACAAAATCTACGAGGGCAATCATAATACTAGGCCCGAGGAGAATTCCAAATCCACCACCACTGTTTCCTCTGATCATTCTCCTACCGCCCCCACCACAGAACAACAAGATTTCTCCAAAGAAGCTCAcaaacaagacaacaacaacaacaacaatccagCTCTTGTGATTCCTGTTAAAGAACCTATTATGCGGCGTAACGTTGACAACCAAGCTTACTATGTTCTTGGTCACAAGACTCCTAACATCCGTGATCTTTACACCTTGAGCCGTAAGCTAGGACAAGGACAATTCGGGACGACGTATTTGTGTACCGAGGTTTCCACGGGTGTTGATTATGCGTGTAAGTCTATATCAAAGAGGAAACTGATATCTAAAGAAGATGTTGAGGATGTTAGGAGGGAGATTCAGATAATGCATCATTTAGCTGGTCACAAGAACATTGTTACCATTAAAGGAGCTTATGAGGATCCTTTGTATGTTCACATTGTTATGGAGCTTTGTGCTGGTGGTGAGTTGTTTGATAGGATTATTCAAAGAGGGCATTACAGCGAGAGGAAAGCTGCCGAGTTGACCAAGATCATTGTCGGTGTTGTTGAGGCGTGTCATTCGCTTGGTGTTATGCATAGAGACTTGAAGCCTGAGAATTTCTTGTTGGTTAATAAGGATGATGACTTCTCTCTTAAGGCCATTGATTTtggtctctctgttttcttcaaaCCAG GCCAAACATTCAAAGATGTTGTTGGAAGTCCATACTATGTTGCTCCTGAGGTTCTTCTCAAACATTATGGTCCAGAAGCTGATGTGTGGACTGCTGGTGTTATACTCTACATTTTACTAAGTGGTGTCCCTCCTTTTTGGGCAG AAACACAGCAAGGAATATTTGATGCTGTGTTGAAGGGATATATCGACTTTGACTCAGACCCGTGGCCTGTCATATCCGACAGTGCTAAAGATCTGATCCGGAAGATGTTATGCTCTAGCCCCTCTGACCGCTTGACTGCTCATGAAGTTTTGC GTCATCCATGGATCTGTGAGAACGGAGTTGCACCTGACAGAGCACTTGATCCAGCTGTTTTGTCTCGTCTAAAACAGTTTTCTgcaatgaataaattaaaaaagatggCTTTAAAG GTGATAGCTGAGAGCCTCTCAGAAGAAGAGATTGCGGGTTTAAGAGCAATGTTTGAGGCAATGGATACGGATAACAGTGGTGCAATCACTTTTGATGAACTCAAAGCTGGCTTGAGAAGATATGGTTCAACCTTGAAAGATACCGAGATCCGAGATCTTATGGAAGCG GCTGATGTGGACAACAGCGGTACAATAGATTATAGCGAGTTTATTGCAGCGACGATCCATCTGAATAagctagagagagaagagcatcTTGTCTCTGCATTTCAGTACTTTGATAAAGATGGAAGTGGTTACATCACCATTGATGAGCTGGAACAATCATGCATTGAACATGGGATGACCGATGTTTTTCTTGAAGACGTAATCAAAGAAGTAGATCAAGACAAC GATGGTCGGATTGATTATGAAGAATTTGTTGCGATGATGCAAAAGGGAAATGCTGGTGTTGGgagaagaacaatgaaaaataGCCTAAACATCAGCATGAGAGATGTGTAG